The genomic stretch GATTAGCTTTACTGCTCTTATATTATTCTTTCTCGCAGGCATGAACATGCTTCGAAAGGGCTTAATTTCAATGGCGTACTCAAAAATTGAAGAACGTTTGCTTTTATTTACAGACCATCCGTTAAAAGCGTTTCTTATCAGTATTGTATTTACGGGGATACTTCAGAGCAGCTCAGCCTTTATGGTCATTGTCATCGGCTTTGTAAGTGCGGGCGTTCTTTCTTTTAAGCGGACGATCCCGATGATTCTGGGGACAAATGTTGGCTCTACTTTTACAACTGAATTTATTGCTATCAAAATGGATATTGTGATTTGGGTTCTTTTAATAGGAGGTTTATTGTTTTTTCTGACTGGCAGGTATCCTTTGAAACAGCTGGGAACAAGCTTCCTTGGACTGGGCATCATCTTCTTTTGCATCAGCGGATTCAGCCATCTTGCCGGGCCGCTGACAAAGCTGAAAACGGGCGCCGACGTTCTATACCATGTTAACGATTCAAACTGGTCCGCTTTGCTCATCGGCATGGTGTTAACTGCCATCATTCACTCCAGTTCTGTCTGTATCGGCATTT from Bacillus subtilis subsp. subtilis str. 168 encodes the following:
- the yqeW gene encoding putative Na+/anion cotransporter (Evidence 3: Putative function from multiple computational evidences; PubMedId: 15849754, 16850406, 22720735; Product type t: transporter), with translation MLILISFTALILFFLAGMNMLRKGLISMAYSKIEERLLLFTDHPLKAFLISIVFTGILQSSSAFMVIVIGFVSAGVLSFKRTIPMILGTNVGSTFTTEFIAIKMDIVIWVLLIGGLLFFLTGRYPLKQLGTSFLGLGIIFFCISGFSHLAGPLTKLKTGADVLYHVNDSNWSALLIGMVLTAIIHSSSVCIGILMSFMNEGIIGLTQAMSVVLGSNIGTCITAVMAAVSGGYAAKQTAYAHVVFNVLGVALVLPFLTAATGFVEQLSPDPAQKIAHFSLLFNVVTALLFLPLTNLFYRLIHLLIPAK